In the genome of Daucus carota subsp. sativus chromosome 9, DH1 v3.0, whole genome shotgun sequence, the window GACAAATCTGTTTCACTTTTGTATACCAGTCTTTCGTTTTGGCTGTTGTCAATGTTCCTGATGTCCTAGTATTCTTGTTCTATAGTTGACTAGTTTTCTTATTCGTTCGCACTTGATGACACACCTGATTATTctcttaattcaatttttttttgtactaTGATTTTGTTTAAGTCACGttcatatttcttttaatgGATTTTTATTTGCTGGTCAAATTCCATCCTTTTTGCAGTTAATGGAtttttattagctgatttaaaTTCCATCCTTTTTGCAGTGTGCCAATGGATGAAGAAGACAAAGTAGTTGTTGATTACTCGTCTGACCCTCTATTAATTGACTCCAACTTCCAGAAATCCATACTGTCTAGCATTGCTCGTGCTGGAAGTGCAATTGAAGAGCTCTATGGATCTCCTCAGGACATTGAAGGAGTGGTGAAAGATGGAAAAATTTATGTTGTCCAGACAAGACCGCAGATGTAAGCAAATATCTGGTTTTAAGATCCAAATATATTTCCTGAGGCAAGAAATTGGAGATCGTCTCTACCAAACAAGTTTCTACGGACATTCTAATTcttaaagtttcaaaagcacGACTGGACAACAGGAATTGCAGTGCAGTCCAGGAAATACCTTAAAATGTTGATAGAGTAGCACAAGGTTTCCATACAAAGTACAAATAAAACGAGCTCAAAGAATAAAGAGCTCTACACTGTAACATTATGAACAAATTTAGTTTACATGTACAAACTTCTACAGATAGTTTAATTTGGTTACTGTGTTGTGTGCTAGAATTGTCTGTTGTATATGCAACTCCATGAAAGTTGAGAATTCATGTCAAAATATAGTCATACGCAGAGTAATATGCCTATTGATCATCATATTTTCCTTTTCACTGATATTCTAATACAGAGGACATCCTTCAGCTGAAACATTCATCCACACTTCATTGATACGGCCAGAAAGATGAAACGAAGCATTATACTGTGCAACAGCGTAAGCACTCTTATCTTCGAAAACCACAATATTTTTGCTCTTTGCACTGCTTGAGAGTTTGTCCAAGCTACTGATAAGGCCAAGTTTCTCTTTATCAATGTTTCCATCTTTTGCAAACCCTGAAAATCTCCTCACTGCAATACAGTGGCTTCTCCACATCTCGACCTGCAGATTCAGTTCAGGACTAGGCTGTGGCACAGCTCCTACTTGTCGCGATAAGTAGAACTTCACATAATGGATAGAACTGTTAACTGCAGTCTGGCTGATGCTTGTTAATATAGGAGCAGTTTTCTTCAGCTGCGACGAGTTTGCATTAGCCCCATGAATGTACTGGTACAGCCTGAGACCAGTTAGATGCAAAAACAGTTAGctaagtatatttaatttgaattctgAGTACAGATCATGATCTGAGTAGGGTTTATGAGAAGTAACCTGTGGAAGCCATCTTCGGTAGACTCTTCGAAGGAATTCGAAGCTTGAACAAGAGCAGAAATCCATATGGATTCATTGTAGAGTCTGATCTCTACATCTGGTGCAGATAGTACAACTATATATTGGGGTGACTCTATGCCATAACTTGGTAAATTATGATACAAAAGGAGGAGAAAACTCAGATAATAATGTAGTGCATGTGTGTCCATTTGATGATATTTCTTGAGTCTGGCTAAGCCTTTGCAGCAAAGCCtcccttatataatatttatcaacATCAGCATGTTATTTTTTTGATAGTTTGAGAAGCAAATTAGCATGCAGAATCTGCAGTTACCGTATCAAATCTACTGCTCcaaattaataagaaaaaatatcTGATCATGGCAGGCAAGTGTAAAGCCGATTCCGCACACAGAATTCAATTGTTTTAACATGAAAAGATCAGACAAGACATTATTTTATATAGAGCCAGAATGATTATGCAGACTGGAGTGGGAAGTTTGCGAGAACTGTATATGAGTGAAATGCTCCctcataaaaattcaaattgaatttGGGCTGAAACTAAACGAGCTGTGCTCGACTTATTTAAATCATCCAAATTAAGGTGGTGTTTGGCAACAATTAATAAGCCagggtttataagttataaatacttatttgtaccgtttgtgtaaaaagtcgtgCTTAAGAAAAGCTAGGATTACTAGCTTTTTTTTAAcgacttctattttttttcccaaacagtttaatcacttataagtcttaacttgcttctgacttctacttcacttttttattttaagcaaaaaacacttattttaaactcagccaaacgacccctaaataTATTCAAGCTATTGTAGAGAACAGGGAAGTCAAGTTAAATTTCGAACCGAAATCAATTTACCTAATTTTGAACTTGATATTGAGGggatgtattcgattgagattttaatgaattgttttttaTCAAGTTAAATTTTGAACTGAAatcaaatttatcaaactaAGGAATTACCAAATTTCGAACTTGACATAACTTGACGTATATAACGAACTCGAG includes:
- the LOC108202489 gene encoding uncharacterized protein LOC108202489 yields the protein MDTHALHYYLSFLLLLYHNLPSYGIESPQYIVVLSAPDVEIRLYNESIWISALVQASNSFEESTEDGFHRLYQYIHGANANSSQLKKTAPILTSISQTAVNSSIHYVKFYLSRQVGAVPQPSPELNLQVEMWRSHCIAVRRFSGFAKDGNIDKEKLGLISSLDKLSSSAKSKNIVVFEDKSAYAVAQYNASFHLSGRINEVWMNVSAEGCPLY